AAGAATACGGTGCCAACGAGCATTGTCGCGGCTTGTGGATTTTGCGACTGCAGTTCGAGTGCGAACAGCGTGGCGACACTGGCTGGGATAATCCCGCGTGGGCCGATCGCACTGATATAGAGCCGTTCGTCGAACGTCAGGCGATCCCCGACCGTACAAAGTATGACGAGCGCGGGACGGATCACACCGGCGACTACAATGACTACCACCACCCCTCCGATCCCGAGCGAGAGTATATCTCTAAGGGACAGTAGAGATGCAAGCGTGATGAAGACGAACGAGATCACGAGGAGGGTGATATCGCCTTTGAAGCGTTCGATATCACCTCGGTAGGGGATTTCGGCGTTACCGAGGGTGAATCCACCAGTTGCAACAGCAGCAATCCCTGCTTCCGGGGCGACAATCTCTGCTATTCCGTACATGACGAGAGATGCAACCAAGACTATCAACCGTGCGTTCTGTGGAGCATTCTCGACGGAGAGGCTGACGTGCCGGAGGAGATACCAGACAATCCCCGCGACAACGCTCCCGACGAGAATTCCGCCTCCAAGTCGCATCCCGAATTCACGGATGAGCGTCGGGAATCCTTGCGTCTCAAGTAAAACGAATTCGAACATCACGAAGGCAAGGATTGCGGCCGTGACGTCGTTGACGACGCCTTCGGTTTCGAGCGTGGTAGCGACGCGGTTACGAACGGGGACGACGTTCATGATCGGCGTGATGACCGTCGGTCCGGTTGCGATCAGAAGTGATCCGATCAAGAAGGCGACGCTCCATGATGCATCAAGCGCGAATCGAACGACGGTTGCAGTGCCGATGAGAGAGATGACCGCGCCAATGGTGACAAGTCGGAACGTCTCTCGTGGTGCTTCACGCAAACGCTCGAAATTTAGATGAAATGCTCCCTCGAAGACGATAATGGCGACGCTCAGCCCAACGATCGCCGGAAGTCCATCGCCGAAGACAGCCGGAGTGATAACACCGAGTCCCTCCGGGCCAACAGCGATGCCCGCGAGAATGAGGAACATCACACTCGGAACCCGCAATCTGTCTGCGATGACTTGAGCGGCGACTCCCAGTCCCAAGATCGTAACGACGATAACGATGAGTTCAGAGGTAGCGGCCACGGATTCAGTGCTGTGTTTGCATTACCCAATGCTATAATTAACTACCAGATGATAGTGGCGTCTGTGTGGCTTCGAGCGTGACACTCGGTTGTCAGATACAGTTCGGCACTAGCACTGAGAGGGCGGAGAGCGTTCTTATGGCGTGAGGAAGACCGCCGACGTTTATACCCGAACGCGTTGGATTGACACTAAGAGCAGGCATGTACGAGACCATACTCATCCCGACGGACGGCAGCGAACACGCGGTCCGCGCCGCCGAACACGGACAGTACCTCGCCCGGCTATTTGACGCGACGGTACACATCGTCAACGTCGTCGATGTACAGGCAGCGGGCGGTGTGTTCGACGCTGGCGGTGTCGATGAGGAGTTCGTCTCCCGCCTGAAAGCGAAAGGCGAACGTACCATCGAGGAGGCTGCAGCCGTCATCGATGAAACAGAGTCGATACAGACGGCGGTACTCAAAGGCCGTCCAGACGAGGAGATTCTGGAGTACGCGGCCGAGCATGGTGTGGACGCGCTCGTCATGGGAACTCACGGACGAACGGGACTCAGACGCTACATCGCCGGAAGCGTGACCGAGCGCGTCGTCCGCCTTGCCGACATACCGGTTCTCACAGTCCGTTCGACTGACCAAAGTCAGGTCGCCGAAGATTACGACGAGGTTCTCATTCCGACCGATGGGAGCGAACCGGCGAGCGCGGCCGTCGAACACGGCCTCGCTATCGCCGAAAAATCCGGTGCGCGCGTCCACGCGGTGAATATCGTCGATGTTGGCAACGTATCGGCCAGTCCGACGTATACGCTTCCAAGTGAAGTGATAGGACAGTTGGAATCCGAGGGAGAAACGGTGACTGAGGAGATTGCCTCTCAGGCCCGCGAGCGCGGTCTCGAAGCAGTCACCGAAGTTCGTGAAGGGTTCCCGGCGAAGACCCTCCTCGACTACGCAAACGAGAACGACATCAGCCTGATAGCGATGGGGACGGCCGGTCGAACGGGTCTCAACCGGTATCTCTTGGGAAGCACGACCGAACGGATCATCCGACAATCAGACGTACCCGTCTTAGCGGTCAACGCGAGAGACGAACAGGACGACTGAAACCGAATTCAGAGAAAAGCGTACGAAACCGTTTTTTCAGCGATTGTACCCACTAGTTCCGACTCCCGGCACCAGCGTGTACACCCGGCAGAGTGGCCGCAGACAACTGTTCAGTGTCCTCCCGAAGGGAAACGCGGAGTTCCATCTCCCCACACTCATCGAGCGAGATAACCATATCCTCGACTAACCGCGCGTACTCGCTAGCGTGCTTACCAGAGCGGCGAATCCGCGTCCGTTCTTCGAGTAATCCTGCGTCAGTGAGTTGGTCGAGTTTCCGGTACGTGGTCGAGAGCGGAAGATCACACGCCTCCGAAACTTCGCTCGCGGAGAGCGCTTCGCCGCTAGTGGCATCAAGGATAGCGCGGCAACCGGCATCGTTGAACGCATCAAGGAGGTCCTGAACCGCATCCTCGTTTCGGACGACAGTCTCGCTTTCGGCAGATTGACGGTTAGCAAATCGGGCGGCCGACTGGACCATCGGTGACTGACTCATACATAATTAGAAGGAGGCTATAGGGAGTAACGAACAGCCCCAATATCTGGGGAGGTTTATAAGCACCGTCGGAGAGAGACACGAACTGGCGGGCTGCGTCATCTCTTCGAACCGCTACAGAATATCTTCGAGAAGCTTCGATTCAGCCGCCGCGAGATGTTCAGTAAGCGTCGATGGATTGATATCGAGTTCGGCGGCAATCTCCGTCGCGTTTGCCCGACGAGGACGTTCGAAGTAGCCCATGTCGTAGGCGGTTTGGAGAACTTCGAGCTGTCGAGTCGTGAGTTTACTCCGATCCACGAAGACGCTGTCTTGGGACTGCTCGACCGCTGGTGACCGGACGAACCGCTTGATATCGACATCGGGGAATCTGTCACGAAGCTCAGCGACGACAGACCGAAGCTCCTCGTAATCCGCGGCGTGGAACACAAGCGTCAGATGTCCGTCCTGTGCGACATAACGGGCGACCGGACAGCCGAACTGGCCGAGACACTCACACGGGCAGTTCACGCCGTCATCGTGAGTAAACCGATACCGGTTCGTCGGCCCGTGGGAGAATATCGGCGTGAGATCAGTCTCAGAATCAGCGTCCGCATCCGCAGAGAATTCAGTGACACACTCCCCGCAGTCTGACGCCGGAACGTTCGTCGCCACCGAATCAACAGTTATCTCCGCGGCGTCCGAGAGTTCGACGATGGGACAGAGGTCGGGTGTCGTAAACGCCACTGTCGCGCGGATTCCGGGGGGCATTGACGCGTGGGAAGTTTAGGAAGGCAGTACTTGAAGCTACAGGTGTCGCGTCCGAAGCGTACAGCACATCGGACAGGGAACTACTCTCGGTCGACTTCGATCCGACGACCGCTCAGTTCGTCCGGTTCGAGTTGATAGAGTTGAACGTCCAAATCACGCTTTGACTCCCCCCAGATCTCGAACAAGGGGCGCTTGGCCTTGCCGTACTGTTCGATGTGTTCGACGGTCAGTTCGTCCCGCGGTATCTCTTCGAGCGTCCCGATTGCGACAGCGCTCCGATAGACTGGTTCGGATTCTTCGTACACAACAATTCGCGCGAGCGGGTGAAGAAGCCAAGAACTTCCGTTTCTCGCTTTCAGGCGTTGAGACGAGTCGAAGATAGAACCGCCGCGTCTCCGGATCGTACCCGTAAGAGATAGGAATCGAGTACGGTTCGTCCTCGCGCGCTAACGCCAACACACCCGTCTCGTGACGGCTGAGGAGGGCGTCCGTTTCCTCTCGGGACAATCCGGACTCCGTATCCAACGTCATATTCTCGTACGACGAGAGAGGAGAAGCACACTAATACCTGTCTGTGGACGACTGTGACATCGAGAACGAGCGACTCGCTCCCGCTATCGCGCCGTTAGTGGGGTCTGAGGTCTGAGAAGGTTACGAAGAGTTCGCAGAAGTGGGATTCGTGAACGCATCAGTTGTCACACCTGCACCGCAGATGACGCAGCCACGCTCGATGAGCGCGTCTTTCATCGAGCCGTTCACCTCTAATGCTTCGTCACACTCCGGACAGGTGAAGGTGTACTCCTCCTTGGTTTCACGGCTCATCATGTGTGATACTGTGTTGTCCAGTAATAAATGGCGTCCTATATTTCCGACCACGTGAGAACACCGCATATGAGTGTATTGCCGAACGTCATCGGATGACACTGAGCAGGTGATAATATACGGATACAGACACAAACGAAATGTGAATGAGCGACACCGAGACTGACCCGCCGTCGGAGTTAGAACAGCCGAGCGAGGGATCTCCGGGTTCGGTGGCCGAGACCACAGACGAAGTGACAATATACGAAGACGAAGTCGAACTCGAACGAACAATCGGGTTACGCGGCGGTGTCGCCATCGGCGTGGGAACGATGATCGGAGCGGGCATCTTCGTCTTCCCCGGACTCGCCGCCGGACGCGCTGGTCCCGGGGCCGCCCTCTCGTTCGCACTCGGTGCGGTCGTCGCCCTTCTCGTAGCTCTGCCAACCTCCGAGTTAGCGACAGCGATGCCTCAGAGCGGCGGTGGATACTACTTTATCTCCCGCGGGATAGGCAATCCATACGGTGCCGTCGTTGGACTGAGTCTCTGGTTGGGCCTCATTTTCGCGTCGGCGTTCTATCTCGTTGGGTTCGGTCAGTACGCCGCCGCGATACTGGCCGAGATCGGTCTGGAAATCGATGTCGGAACTGTCGCCCCCGCTTTGGCCGTTCTCGTCGGCGTGGGTCTGACGGGCGCGAGCATCGCCGGGACCGAGAATACAGCAAAACTACAGAACAGTATCGTCGGTCTCTTACTCGGAATCCTGACGCTCTTTCTCGTCTACGGCGGACTCGACTCGCTCGGCTTCTTCGGACGCGAGACGGTTCCCGAGGCGTTCGCGCCGTTCGGCGTCTTCCCCATCCTAACGACGACGGCGTTCGTGTTCACCGCGTATCTCGGCTTCGCACAGGTGGCGACAGTGGCGGGCGACATTAAACGACCCAGTCGGAACCTGCCACTTGCGATGATCGGTTCAGTGGTGTTAGTCGCGGTGCTTAACGTCGTGACCATACTCGTGGCAACCAGCGCGTTCGGAAGCGCGCAGTTGGCGACGTACGGAGAGACTGCGCTGGTCGAAGTCGCACGAAGTTTCGTCGGCATCGGCGGTGCCGTCACGATTCTCGTGGCGGGGTTGTTAGCGACGGTTTCGAGTGCGAACGCGTCGATCCTGAGTTCATCACGGGCACTGTACGCCCTCAGCCGTGACGCACTCGTACCTGCAAAGGCCGGAACCCTCAATCGGAAGTACAACACGCCGCACATCGCGTTATCGCTCGCGGGCGGACCAGTCCTGTTTCTCGTCCTGTTCGGCCCCGTCGAAGTGTTAGCTGAGGTGGCGTCGTTTCTCCACCTCCTGATGTACGGACTGATGTGCGTTACACTCGTCATCCTTCGACGACGCTCACCCGACTGGTACGATCCGGACTATCGGATTCCGGGCTATCCGGTATTGCCGATTCTCGGCGCAGTGACTAGTTTCAGCCTCCTCGTACTCATGCAACCGCGCTCACAGGCAATCGGTGTGGCCGTGATAGTCGCGGCCGCGGTGTGGCAACGGTTCTATGCCGCCGACGTCGAATTACAAGGGGTGCTATAACGATGACTGAAGACGCCATCATAGCAGGCGAAGAACTGACCGTACTCGTTCCCGTCCGAATCCTCGAAGGAGAACAGGTACCGGCCGCGCTTATGGACGTGCTATCGTCAGTTTCGGTGGTGCTGCTCGGCTACCACGTCATTCCCGAACAGACCGCGCCAGAGCAGGCACGGACCCAGTTCGGCGAGCAGGCGCGTTCGGAGTTAGACGACGTGGCAGAAGCGTTCCGGAACGCAGGAGGCGACGTCGAAGCGAGAGTCGTCTTCACAGGAGACGCGACCCAGACGTTCGAACGTATCGCGGTGGAAGAAAAAGCGGATGCGATACTCCTACTCAACCCCGCCCCAAGCGTCGAGCGAATCTTCGTCGCCCTCAGTGAGGGCATCAACACGGAACGAATCGCCGAACTCACGTCGGCGCTGGCGACAGGGACTGACGTGACGGTGACGCTGTTTCACGTCGCGACGTCGGAAGACGAACGCGCGGCGGGTGAGCAACTCCTCGACAAAACGGCCCGAATACTCTCGGAGAAGGGCGTGGCGACCGATGATATCGAGCGTGAAGTGGCCGTGAGCGATGCGCCGGTACAACTGCTCAGCGACGTCGCATCGGAGGACAGCGACCTCGTCGTTCTCGGTGAGAGTCGCCCGACGGTCCGCGAACTCGTATTCGGAGAACCATCGGAGCGAATGGCAGAGCGAACGCTCGCACCCATCCTTGTCGTGCGGCGACTCCCTGCATTAACTGCCGAGGAGGACGACGCCGAGACGGCGAACGATGAATCGTGAACCGAACATTCGTCGGATCGGAAACACCTCAGATATTATTTCTCCGTGCGTGCTATGGACACGCATGGGAAGAACTTCGAACGGTGTTCCTCGGCGCGAATTCGCCGGGACTGTCGTCGGAGCGGCCGCACTGAGTGCCGCAACAGGGACCGCGGCGGCACAGGAGGGACAGCAACACACGGTCGAAATGACCGACGGCTTGGTATTCGAACCGGACGCGATTACTATTGCACCGGGCGATACTGTGGTTTGGGAGAACGTGGGGTCCATCGGTCACTCGGTCACGGCGTACGAAGACGACATTCCGGAGGGTGCCGACTACTTTGCCTCCGGGGGATTCGACTCCGAAGACGCCGCGAGAAGCGCATACTCCGCAGGTGACCCCGAAAGCGGTGACATTGCCGGTGGTGAGTCGTACGAACACACGTTCGAGACCGAAGGAACGTTCGAATACTTCTGTATCCCGCACGAAACAGTCGGAATGGTCGGGAGCGTGACCGTCACACCGGGTGGTGCGGCCGAGGAAAACGGCGGTCCCGCCGCCCCACAGGTACCCGATTCGGCTAAGACGCTCGCCATCGCAACGACCATCGCTCTGACGAGTGTCGTCGGTCTCACGTACTTCTTCTTGAAGTACGGCGGCGACTACGAGATCCCAACTGGAGACGAAAACCAGTAGCACCGCGCCGTGAACGATGAAGCCGTCTGCAACGAGTACAGTGTACGCCTCGGATTCAGTCAATCGTGACGGATGATTCTCGAACTAGGCGGATTCGTCGTCGGATTGGGCATCCTTCTCGTCGGGGCCGACCGAACGGTCCGGTCGGCCGCCGAACTTGCGCTTTACTACGGCGTCTCGAACTTCTTCGTTGGCGTCACCGTCGTCTCCATCGGGACATCGATTCCGGAAATGACGACCTCTCTGTACGCGGCGTACTACGGGGCTGGTGACCTCGTTGTCGGGAACATCGTCGGATCGGAGACAGCGCAGATCACGCTGGGAATCGGAATTGTCGCTCTCATTTCGCCGATAGTCGCTGAACGAAAGAACGTACTGGTCTACGGCGGTGCGATGCTGCTCTCGATGATTATCATGATACTCACGCTCGAAGACGGGATCACCCGCTCTGAGGGCATCCTCATGATGTTAGCCTACGCAATCTTCATCCACGACCTGTACTCAAACGAGGGTGGCGAGGAGATAACTGAGGAAGTGATCGAAGAGCAGGAACCGCCGAAACGGACGGTACCGTGGGTACTCTTCGGCCTCCTTCTCGTTGTCGGCGGCGGACAAGTCATGGTAACGAACGGAGTGGCTCTGGCCACACTCCTTGGGATACCGCCGTACGTGGTGGGTATCCTCACTGGGTTGGGGACGACTGCTCCGGAGATAGTCGTCGCAGGAATCGCAGCGCGAAGCGGCCGAAGTGGTATCTCTGTCGGCTCACTTCTCGGAAGCAACATTACCGATCCAGTGTTCTCGCTGGGAATCGGTGCACTCGTTGCGGACGTAACGCTGAGCGACCCGGAATCGGTAACAATGTCGGTCAGCTACATGCTGTTCGTCTCGCTCATCGTCATCGCGGTGTTGTACTGGCGGCGGGGTATCGACCGACGGAGCGCTATCGGGTGTCTCCTGCTGTATCTTCCGTCGTTTATTGTCCTCTGAACGGCAAAAAACAGAGATGGCGCAAAACGAGACCGGAGACGCCTCGATTACGCCGCTTCTTCGAGAATCCAGCCGAAGCGCTTCTCCCAGAACGCCTCGTCCGGATGCTTCTTGCTTCGGCCATAGGTCTTCTCGTCGCGTATCTGCCGCTCAACGATGTCGCAGGCTTCATTGAGAGCCTGTCTTGCACCGTATCCCTCCCCCGAAGCGATGTACAGTCCGCTGTCAGTGTACAAGCGGATACGGGCGAGTACGAGCGGCGTCCCGCGACGTTTCTCGTCGTGTTCGTGGAGATGGACTTTGGCGTCCAACACGTTCATCCCGTGGTCCTTGTCGTCGAACGCCTCGACCATCGACACGATGTCGTCGTAACTCACATCGCCTAACAGGTCGGTCCCGTAGACCTGGACCGCACGGTTGCCGCCCGTCTCCCACGTGAGCGAGTCGAGGATATCGGTCTTCGTGACGATACCGACGGGACAATCGTCCTCGACGACGACGAGCGAGGACCCATCAGTTTCGAACATCGCCTCGACGGCCGTTTCGAGCGTTTCGTCCGGTCGAATCGTCCGAACAGGCGACACCATCACGTCGCGGACCGGAAGATCGAACAAGCGCGCAAGTTCTCCTTCTCGGGCACCGTACCCGCCGCGGTGCGTCCGGCCGGCAGTGCCACCACCGCCGAATGCATCCGCGCCAGTCGCGTCACCGCCTTGGCTCTGCGTCCCGGAGTGTACGGTGAGGTCCACCATATCGTAGAGACTGAGAATGCCGACAGCCGCGTCGTCCTCGACAACCGGGAGGTGAGTAATGTGGTGCTCCCGGAAACGGGTAACCGCTTCACCTGCCGTCGTTTCCGACTCGACCGAGACGAGTTCGTCAGTGTAGACATCGCCGACGGTGGCGACGTCCAGAAACGGTTGGACCGCTTCGAGGATGTCGTCAGCGCTGACAACGCCGACCACGTCGTCCCCCTCGAAGACGGGGAGGAGTTGCGAGTCGCTGTCGATCATGAGCCGTGCGACCTTGCGAACGTCCTCGTCGGGTGCAAGTCGAGGTACGTGCCAGACAAGCGAGCCGACTTTCTGGTCGGGAGGGTGCCGGGAAGTGGCGAGTTGTCGTCTGGTGACGACCCCCTCAAACTGGGTGTCCTGTACGAGGACGCCTTTGACGGTGGGATCGTCGAACACGCCGACGAGTTTGGAGACTCGCGTCTCCGGACTAACTGCTTCGTACTCTTCCGAGACGATATCAAGTATTTCCATGAGTGTTTTTGGGTTCCGATTTCGGTCACGAACGATGCACGGCCGGTGGGCAGTACGCCCGACAGATGTAGCTTCGCCGGTGTCGGTCAAGTATCAGCGGGTTATTCTCAACAACTGATACCGAACGAAGTGTATCAACCAGAACTAGAATTGTAGATATATCACACATCAATTCTGGAGAGATGTGCTATCTATTCAGATGAAAAACACGTCTCCGGAGATTCAGACGTAGACAGATATGTGAATTTGAGCCAGTTCATCGGCTTTTTCCGTATCGATAGTAGTCCCGAAGTCGTCTCTTCTCGTCAATCGATACCTAGTCCACCATCATTTGTTTTGTGTGCTATTGTATTTATTGTGCAAAAATAAAAGAGCGCGCGGACCGTATCTAAAGCCATGGGCGTGAGAATCGCACTCCTCGATGCGTCGGTCGGGAACACCCCGGCAGAGCGGAACTTCCGACGAGTCCTCGACGCCGAGGTGACGACGTTCAAACTCAGCGAGGGGCAGTTACCGCCGCCGGTCACGTCACGGGCGTGGGTGTACGACGGCGTGGTGATTAGCGGGTCACAAATATCAGTCTACGACGACAACGACTGGATTCACGGGGCGACAGAGTGGTTCCGACGCGCGCAGGCGGCCGGGGTGCCGACGCTCGGTGTCTGCTGGGGCCACCAGTTTATCGCCCAAGCCGTTGGCGGGCGCGTGGTGGATATGCACGAATACGAACTCGGCTATCGAACGATCACGCGCGTCGGTGACAGTCCGCTCTTCGAGGGCGTACCACGTCGGTTCACAGCGTTCGAGACACACTCCGACCGTGTTGCAGAACTTCCACCGGGTGCGGTCACGCTCGCACGCAATGACTTCGGCGTCCAAGCGTTCCGCGTTGGGGGTTCCTACGGCGTCCAGTTCCATCCGGAGTACGACCGTGAGACGGCCGAATGGGTGACGAAAAACAAGGAGTTACCCGAGGAGCGGATTCAGCACGTTTTGGACGGCATAAATGAAAACGCAGTTGCCGACGCGAACGTCTCCAAGGCGGTATGCGACAACTTCGTGAAGATCGTGACGACGACCCAACCGACGCAGTCAGACGAGTGGTCGGAACCCACCCCGTCCGAATCCGCGCTGGGTAGTGTACCTGATCAGGACTTCGAGGAGACCGGCCGCTAACGCCATTCCAAACAGAAGCGGCCAGACGGTCAGATATGACGAGAGCGGGTGTAAGTGAGTCCCGTACAGTTCCTGATACACGTTGTTTCCGAGGAGCCAAAGCGTCACTCCAGCGGGGAGAATCAGCGAGAAACGAGCGAGGAGGAACAACGGAACAGCGGCCATGAGAAACAGACCGACAACCGCATAGCTCACTCCGATGGCGACAGTCAACATATCCCCGGATGCAAAGTATACGCCGCGGGAAAAACTCCACCAGAGAACAATGACCGAATAGATGAGTCCACCGAGGACGCCGAGAACGAGCGGCTTGCGACTCTTCGACGGGAGGGAAACCATATTTCAGACTACATGACCACGATACAACAATCTTCTGTCGTATGAGATGTGTGAGAACGCTGAAGAAGCGAGACTCACGCGGGCGTCGTCGTAACCCGTAGTTCGCGTGTCCGCGGGCCATCGCACTCGGCAAACATGACTGACTGCCACGTACCGAGCCCCAACTCGCCGTTTTCGACCGGTATCGAGACGCTCGAACCGAGCAACGCTGCTCGCATGTGTGCGTCGGCGTTGTCGTCGATTTCGTCGTGTGCGTAGTCGTCACCGCGAGGTGCGAGGTGTTCGAGCAGTCGTTCGAGGTCGGACATCAATCGTCGCTCGTGTTCGTTGACAATGATACCTGCCGTCGTGTGCGGGACGAAGACAGTGCAGACGCCGGTGTCGAGGTCGTCCGGAACAGTCGCGGCGACATCAGACGTGACATCAACCACTTCGACGCGTTGGCCGGTCTGAACTTCGAGGGCCATGTGCGACAATACGGGTGGAACGAGCAAAAAAGAACAGTGCGCTTTACCTCCCCCTTGGTGGGGTCAGCGGACAAGCGTCACAGTGACGCGTGCCCGCCGAACAACGATTTCAGCGACACTTCCGAACACGGCTCGCCCCTCCTCGCCGCGTCCGTGAGCGCCAAGGACGATTTGGTCTACGTCCTCCGCTTCGGAGTAATCTACGATGACACGCTTCGAGTCACCGATTTCCGAGGCAGTGGCAACTGTTCGGTCGTGGTCCCCTGCGATTGCTTCGGCCTCCGAGAGCAGTCGTTCCGAGACTTCCTCAGCCCGTTCGTACCACTCCTCAGACCCCATCAACGGCTCGTAAGTCGTCTCGAACTCAGGATAGGTACCGTACCCCGGTTCGAACAGGTCAACGACGTGGAGCGCGGTTATCGACGCCTCCGGAAACTCTCCCAGCGCATACCGGAGCGCGCTCCACGACAGCGCAGATCCGTCGACCGGAACGAGGACGTGCTTCGCCATGGAACCCCACCAGTTAGTGGTAGATGCTGGCCGAAATAGGACCTATCGGCAATTCCTATCGGCTGAGAATACTGTTCGTCGAAATCGTTAATACAGACTGTCGAACGCCACACTGCCGGTCAGCAACACGGCTTCAACGGGACTCGACGCCCAACTGCTCCCGTTGGGTTGACTCGCCGGATCGTTCGGTTTCATCGAGATACGACTGGACCGCCGCCGCGGCATCGTCTGCACTAGTGAAACTCGTACCGAGACCAACCTCGATTTGCGTCCAGTCGTCGCCGTTGCGTTCGTATACGTCTACCCACCAGTACAGCGACAGGCCACGCGAGAATTCGGTGATTTCGATGCGGAGAGTTCCGTCCGGGCGCTCGTACGTTGTCGTCTCGCCGTCGGTGTCGGCGGTCCATCCGCGCGGGAGGTCGAGGCAGTACGGGTCGTCCGTCGGTCCGTCGTCCTCGGCAGTCATTCAGGGTCGAGTAAATGTTCTGAGCGGACCGCCCTAAATCACACCATCACGGCACGGGTCGCCGCCTCACTCGACCGACCGAGCGGAGTTGACAACGACGAGGAGGCTGCTCGTTCCCATAGCGACCGCGGCCAAGAGAGGATTGATGAGACCGGAAATGGCGAGCGGAATGGCGACGAGGTTGTAGACGAACGCCCACGCGAGGTTCTCGCGGATGCGGCGGTGCGTCCCGGCAGCGACGGAGAACACTGTTGGAACGGTGTCGAGTCCGCGTTCGACGATGATTGCGTCGGCCGCGCTCCCGGCGAGGTCCGTCCCTGATCCGAAGGCGATACCAACGTCCGCGGCCGCGAGGGCGGGTGCGTCGTTAGATCCATCGCCGACCATGGCGACGGTGCCGCGCGAGCGGAATCGTTCGACCGTCTCAGCTTTCGCTTCCGGCGGGACGCCTGCGAACACCTCGTCTACCGCCGGGTGCGACCGGAACTGTGCGGCCGCCCGTTCGTCGTCGCCGGTGAGAACGACGAGTTCCCGCTCTGCA
This genomic stretch from Halogeometricum borinquense DSM 11551 harbors:
- a CDS encoding winged helix-turn-helix domain-containing protein, with the translated sequence MVQSAARFANRQSAESETVVRNEDAVQDLLDAFNDAGCRAILDATSGEALSASEVSEACDLPLSTTYRKLDQLTDAGLLEERTRIRRSGKHASEYARLVEDMVISLDECGEMELRVSLREDTEQLSAATLPGVHAGAGSRN
- a CDS encoding plastocyanin/azurin family copper-binding protein, which translates into the protein MGRTSNGVPRREFAGTVVGAAALSAATGTAAAQEGQQHTVEMTDGLVFEPDAITIAPGDTVVWENVGSIGHSVTAYEDDIPEGADYFASGGFDSEDAARSAYSAGDPESGDIAGGESYEHTFETEGTFEYFCIPHETVGMVGSVTVTPGGAAEENGGPAAPQVPDSAKTLAIATTIALTSVVGLTYFFLKYGGDYEIPTGDENQ
- a CDS encoding universal stress protein, producing MTEDAIIAGEELTVLVPVRILEGEQVPAALMDVLSSVSVVLLGYHVIPEQTAPEQARTQFGEQARSELDDVAEAFRNAGGDVEARVVFTGDATQTFERIAVEEKADAILLLNPAPSVERIFVALSEGINTERIAELTSALATGTDVTVTLFHVATSEDERAAGEQLLDKTARILSEKGVATDDIEREVAVSDAPVQLLSDVASEDSDLVVLGESRPTVRELVFGEPSERMAERTLAPILVVRRLPALTAEEDDAETANDES
- a CDS encoding DUF7560 family zinc ribbon protein, whose protein sequence is MMSRETKEEYTFTCPECDEALEVNGSMKDALIERGCVICGAGVTTDAFTNPTSANSS
- a CDS encoding cation:proton antiporter, with protein sequence MAATSELIVIVVTILGLGVAAQVIADRLRVPSVMFLILAGIAVGPEGLGVITPAVFGDGLPAIVGLSVAIIVFEGAFHLNFERLREAPRETFRLVTIGAVISLIGTATVVRFALDASWSVAFLIGSLLIATGPTVITPIMNVVPVRNRVATTLETEGVVNDVTAAILAFVMFEFVLLETQGFPTLIREFGMRLGGGILVGSVVAGIVWYLLRHVSLSVENAPQNARLIVLVASLVMYGIAEIVAPEAGIAAVATGGFTLGNAEIPYRGDIERFKGDITLLVISFVFITLASLLSLRDILSLGIGGVVVVIVVAGVIRPALVILCTVGDRLTFDERLYISAIGPRGIIPASVATLFALELQSQNPQAATMLVGTVFLVIVSTVVFEGGLARHIAQALDVIPMRTLIIGGGRVGQALTERLEERDEEVLIIDNDDQTVETLRADGFSVRHGDGTQQEVLESAGANNARVVAAATGTDDVNLLVAQLAKNTFGVERVVARVNQPGNIDAFEDLDIEPISTGMSVAWSMDNVIERPAISRWMTELGRTGDVQEIEVTNVAIVGETISELMAELPEDCHLALLSRDETNQLPHPEDTIERGDHLTFIGRTEAVRQAIDHCTG
- a CDS encoding universal stress protein is translated as MYETILIPTDGSEHAVRAAEHGQYLARLFDATVHIVNVVDVQAAGGVFDAGGVDEEFVSRLKAKGERTIEEAAAVIDETESIQTAVLKGRPDEEILEYAAEHGVDALVMGTHGRTGLRRYIAGSVTERVVRLADIPVLTVRSTDQSQVAEDYDEVLIPTDGSEPASAAVEHGLAIAEKSGARVHAVNIVDVGNVSASPTYTLPSEVIGQLESEGETVTEEIASQARERGLEAVTEVREGFPAKTLLDYANENDISLIAMGTAGRTGLNRYLLGSTTERIIRQSDVPVLAVNARDEQDD
- a CDS encoding APC family permease; translation: MSDTETDPPSELEQPSEGSPGSVAETTDEVTIYEDEVELERTIGLRGGVAIGVGTMIGAGIFVFPGLAAGRAGPGAALSFALGAVVALLVALPTSELATAMPQSGGGYYFISRGIGNPYGAVVGLSLWLGLIFASAFYLVGFGQYAAAILAEIGLEIDVGTVAPALAVLVGVGLTGASIAGTENTAKLQNSIVGLLLGILTLFLVYGGLDSLGFFGRETVPEAFAPFGVFPILTTTAFVFTAYLGFAQVATVAGDIKRPSRNLPLAMIGSVVLVAVLNVVTILVATSAFGSAQLATYGETALVEVARSFVGIGGAVTILVAGLLATVSSANASILSSSRALYALSRDALVPAKAGTLNRKYNTPHIALSLAGGPVLFLVLFGPVEVLAEVASFLHLLMYGLMCVTLVILRRRSPDWYDPDYRIPGYPVLPILGAVTSFSLLVLMQPRSQAIGVAVIVAAAVWQRFYAADVELQGVL
- a CDS encoding DNA-binding protein; this translates as MPPGIRATVAFTTPDLCPIVELSDAAEITVDSVATNVPASDCGECVTEFSADADADSETDLTPIFSHGPTNRYRFTHDDGVNCPCECLGQFGCPVARYVAQDGHLTLVFHAADYEELRSVVAELRDRFPDVDIKRFVRSPAVEQSQDSVFVDRSKLTTRQLEVLQTAYDMGYFERPRRANATEIAAELDINPSTLTEHLAAAESKLLEDIL